One window of the Thermococcus sp. P6 genome contains the following:
- a CDS encoding restriction endonuclease subunit S has product MALKFRWESRFKKTEIGEIPEDWEVKKLGEVIFINKKPENNGDKPIGFISMENIPEDGLYPKFEVKNRDNVKSGVEVPPNSLLLAKITPSFEHGKSCIVPNNTNYKWMATTEVFSILPKNNKIDKLYLFYFLKIPSVRKGLQYTMTGTSGRQRVPKSALEQLLVPYPSPEEQTRIATVLSWFDDLIENKRRQNEILEKMAMAIFKSWFIDFEPFKDEEFVYSEELDMEIPEGWEVKPIGETVDILYGKGLPKSKREKGRFPVVGSSGIIGYHTQFLATAPSVVIGRKGNVGSVYLMLEPFYPIDTVFYTTGTNPAVTFYIYHHLKLIPLAELGSSDTAVPGININNLKAVKFPIPPQPILQRFHSLVEPLFQKILLNQREIMLLKKIRDALLPQLVFGRLRVEEV; this is encoded by the coding sequence ATGGCCCTAAAGTTCAGATGGGAAAGCAGGTTCAAGAAAACTGAAATCGGAGAGATACCGGAGGATTGGGAGGTTAAGAAGCTTGGAGAGGTCATTTTTATTAATAAAAAACCAGAAAATAACGGAGATAAACCAATTGGATTTATAAGCATGGAGAACATTCCCGAAGATGGATTATACCCAAAATTCGAGGTGAAAAATCGAGATAATGTAAAAAGCGGGGTTGAAGTTCCTCCCAATTCATTATTATTGGCAAAAATAACTCCATCCTTCGAACATGGAAAAAGCTGTATTGTTCCAAACAATACCAACTACAAATGGATGGCTACAACAGAAGTCTTCTCCATTCTCCCTAAAAACAACAAAATTGATAAGCTGTATCTGTTCTATTTTCTGAAAATTCCCTCTGTTAGAAAAGGATTACAGTATACTATGACAGGCACAAGCGGAAGACAGCGAGTGCCTAAAAGTGCTTTAGAGCAGTTATTAGTTCCTTACCCATCCCCAGAAGAACAAACCCGCATCGCCACCGTTCTTTCATGGTTCGACGACCTCATCGAGAACAAACGAAGGCAGAACGAGATTCTGGAAAAGATGGCAATGGCAATTTTCAAGAGCTGGTTTATAGACTTCGAGCCCTTCAAAGATGAGGAGTTCGTTTACAGCGAGGAGCTGGACATGGAGATTCCGGAGGGATGGGAGGTTAAGCCGATAGGAGAAACTGTTGATATCCTCTACGGAAAAGGATTACCAAAATCAAAGAGAGAAAAAGGACGTTTTCCTGTTGTGGGTTCAAGTGGCATCATAGGATATCACACTCAATTTTTGGCAACAGCTCCCTCTGTAGTTATTGGTAGAAAAGGAAATGTTGGGAGCGTGTATTTAATGTTGGAGCCGTTTTACCCTATCGATACTGTATTCTACACCACTGGAACTAATCCAGCAGTAACATTCTATATTTACCATCATCTAAAACTTATTCCACTTGCTGAGTTAGGATCGTCTGATACTGCAGTTCCTGGAATAAATATTAACAATCTCAAAGCAGTTAAATTTCCAATCCCACCACAACCGATCCTCCAGCGCTTCCACTCCCTCGTAGAGCCCCTTTTCCAGAAAATCCTACTCAACCAGAGGGAAATA